One window of Novosphingobium sp. P6W genomic DNA carries:
- a CDS encoding glycosyl hydrolase 53 family protein — translation MRRFLKIERHAVVAAVALILAAMPFAGETAAGQSVSPSEFAYGADVSSVTEQEAAGLKFRDAKKKPADLYDLVKDKGIDSARLRVWVNPENKWSTREDVLVKAKRARDHGMRIMIDFHYSDNWADPGKQFKPAAWKDYDVAALTKAAADHTRDTLAYLKDNGIDVAWVQVGNEITNGMLWPDGKTDKFDNIARFTNAGYDVVKQIYPNAEVIIHIDNGWDTAKARWWFDEFTKNKGKVDVIGLSYYPEFTPSKNWRVESPKVSVTMNDLLSRFGKPVMLVEVGYQFDQPAEGRAMLSDIIVRNKALGENGRGVFYWEPGTIPTWSGYRLGSTNKANQLTAAMDAFRH, via the coding sequence ATGCGCCGTTTCCTGAAGATCGAACGTCATGCCGTCGTAGCCGCTGTGGCTCTCATTCTTGCGGCCATGCCGTTCGCGGGTGAAACCGCGGCGGGGCAGTCTGTGTCGCCTTCCGAGTTCGCTTATGGAGCAGATGTCAGTTCCGTCACGGAACAGGAGGCGGCAGGGCTCAAGTTCCGCGATGCGAAGAAGAAGCCCGCAGACCTTTATGATCTCGTGAAAGACAAGGGCATCGATTCGGCGCGCCTGCGCGTCTGGGTCAATCCCGAGAACAAGTGGAGCACGCGCGAGGACGTTCTGGTCAAGGCAAAGCGCGCGCGCGATCATGGCATGCGGATCATGATCGACTTCCATTACAGCGATAACTGGGCGGATCCGGGCAAGCAGTTCAAACCCGCCGCCTGGAAAGATTACGATGTCGCCGCGCTGACCAAAGCGGCGGCCGACCATACTCGTGATACGCTGGCCTATCTCAAGGACAACGGCATTGATGTGGCCTGGGTACAGGTCGGTAACGAGATCACAAACGGCATGCTCTGGCCCGATGGGAAGACCGACAAGTTCGACAACATCGCCCGCTTCACTAACGCCGGGTACGATGTGGTTAAGCAGATCTACCCCAACGCCGAAGTCATCATTCACATCGACAACGGTTGGGATACCGCCAAGGCGCGTTGGTGGTTCGATGAGTTCACGAAAAATAAGGGCAAGGTCGATGTGATCGGCCTGTCCTACTACCCGGAATTTACGCCTTCCAAGAATTGGCGGGTCGAATCGCCCAAAGTCAGCGTGACGATGAATGATCTGCTCAGCCGTTTCGGTAAGCCTGTTATGCTGGTGGAAGTCGGCTATCAGTTCGATCAACCCGCCGAAGGGCGCGCTATGCTGAGCGACATCATCGTGCGTAACAAGGCGCTGGGCGAGAACGGTCGCGGCGTCTTCTACTGGGAGCCGGGCACCATCCCCACCTGGAGCGGCTATCGCCTCGGTTCCACCAACAAGGCTAACCAGCTAACGGCAGCAATGGACGCCTTCCGTCATTGA
- the galA gene encoding beta-galactosidase GalA: MQISRRNAIVMGTLVGASSLPALAGAARAAAATATGTEADASPRLVERLADWRFHLGHANSIEKDFGFGRNQRTYAKAGVTAEASAPDFNDSGWAPVMVPHDWAVALPFAKPTTAPKKGDEDASAAHGFKAIGRDFPENSVGWYRTPIKITAADRDRLLWIEFDGVFRDCTVFVNGYVAGRNESGYAPFSVPIGDFLDYDGGPNVIAVRVDASLGEGWFYEGAGIYRHVDLVRADKVHVPQWGSVVRATPDAQGASADVVLELRNERKEPAEVVVRQQILGPDGKIAATLPEARVTVPAGETVESKAQTRISAPQLWSVETPHLYRLRSELIVEGRLADRYETSFGIRTIRFDGRRGFLLNERPVKLLGTCNHQDHAGVGTGIPDALHAWRIDQLQEMGSNAWRSAHNPPSTVLLDLCDAKGMMMIVEARRNSSDPAAMDELSRILRRDRNHPSIISWSLGNEEPQQGTARGARVTQVMQDLVRDLDPTRPTTFAFDNSWEIGVAKVVDVVGYNYRTDQIPDFKAKHPNVPVYGSETGSTVSTRGAYANDAAKHVVRAYDTEHPWWASTAEEWWTIAASREDIAGGFIWTGFDYRGEPTPYPEWPSISSYFGVLDTCGYPKDNFYYYRAWWRPDQPMVHLLPHWTWPGREGQPVEVWVHGNCAEVELLLNGRSLGCKEMPRNRHLAWNVPYAPGKLEARGYNGGKRAAIDVRETVGKPATIELTCDRRMPEATGRDVVMIRAEVLDAKGRPVPDAANLIRFTVEGDAKIIGVGNGDPTSLEADFASERHAFAGLAQAIVRIGRSAGAIRITAAADDLEGGLVQLRPRRLQLQR, encoded by the coding sequence TTGCAGATTTCTCGACGTAACGCGATCGTTATGGGCACCTTGGTAGGGGCTTCCAGCCTCCCTGCACTGGCCGGAGCAGCGCGAGCAGCCGCGGCCACTGCTACAGGCACGGAGGCGGATGCCTCTCCGCGTCTGGTAGAACGGCTGGCGGACTGGCGCTTTCACCTTGGCCACGCGAACTCGATCGAGAAGGACTTCGGTTTCGGGCGCAACCAGCGCACTTACGCCAAGGCGGGCGTGACTGCCGAAGCCTCCGCGCCGGATTTCAACGACAGCGGCTGGGCGCCCGTCATGGTCCCGCACGACTGGGCCGTTGCCCTGCCTTTCGCCAAGCCGACGACCGCGCCCAAGAAGGGTGATGAGGACGCATCCGCCGCGCACGGGTTCAAGGCCATTGGCCGCGATTTCCCCGAGAACAGCGTCGGCTGGTATCGCACCCCGATCAAGATAACCGCCGCTGATCGCGACCGACTGCTCTGGATTGAATTCGACGGCGTGTTCCGGGACTGCACCGTCTTCGTGAACGGCTACGTCGCGGGCCGCAATGAGAGCGGCTATGCACCGTTTTCGGTCCCTATCGGCGATTTCCTCGACTATGACGGCGGCCCCAACGTCATCGCCGTCCGCGTCGATGCATCGCTGGGGGAGGGCTGGTTCTACGAAGGCGCCGGCATTTACCGCCACGTCGATCTGGTCCGGGCAGACAAGGTACATGTCCCGCAGTGGGGTAGCGTGGTGCGCGCCACTCCCGATGCGCAGGGCGCCTCGGCGGACGTCGTGCTGGAACTGCGCAACGAGCGCAAGGAGCCTGCCGAGGTCGTAGTTCGCCAGCAGATCCTTGGGCCTGACGGTAAGATCGCCGCCACGCTTCCCGAAGCGCGCGTCACCGTACCGGCGGGCGAAACCGTGGAAAGTAAGGCGCAGACCCGCATCTCAGCGCCGCAGCTCTGGTCGGTGGAGACGCCGCACCTTTACCGTCTGCGCTCCGAACTGATCGTCGAGGGGCGCCTTGCCGACCGCTACGAAACCAGCTTCGGCATCCGCACAATCCGTTTCGACGGCAGGCGCGGTTTCCTTCTCAACGAGCGCCCGGTGAAGCTGCTCGGCACTTGCAATCATCAGGACCACGCGGGCGTAGGCACGGGCATCCCGGACGCGCTCCACGCATGGCGTATCGACCAGCTCCAGGAGATGGGCTCGAACGCCTGGCGCAGCGCGCACAATCCGCCCTCTACGGTGCTGCTCGATCTCTGCGATGCCAAGGGCATGATGATGATCGTCGAAGCCCGCCGCAACAGCAGCGATCCGGCGGCGATGGACGAGCTTTCGCGTATCCTGCGCCGTGACCGCAATCACCCCAGCATCATCTCGTGGTCGCTCGGCAACGAAGAGCCGCAGCAGGGGACGGCGCGCGGCGCTCGCGTCACGCAGGTCATGCAGGATCTGGTGCGCGATCTCGATCCTACCCGTCCGACGACCTTCGCTTTCGACAACAGCTGGGAAATTGGCGTGGCCAAGGTCGTGGACGTTGTCGGCTACAATTATCGTACGGATCAGATTCCCGACTTCAAGGCGAAGCACCCCAATGTCCCGGTTTATGGATCGGAGACCGGAAGCACTGTCTCGACGCGTGGTGCTTATGCGAACGACGCGGCCAAGCATGTCGTTCGCGCCTACGATACCGAGCATCCCTGGTGGGCCTCCACCGCAGAGGAATGGTGGACGATCGCCGCCTCGCGCGAGGATATCGCAGGTGGGTTCATCTGGACCGGCTTCGATTATCGCGGCGAGCCTACGCCCTATCCGGAGTGGCCCAGCATCTCCAGCTACTTCGGGGTTCTGGATACCTGCGGCTATCCCAAGGACAACTTCTACTACTACCGCGCGTGGTGGCGCCCCGATCAGCCGATGGTCCACCTGCTGCCCCACTGGACCTGGCCGGGGCGGGAAGGGCAACCTGTGGAAGTCTGGGTCCACGGCAACTGCGCAGAGGTTGAACTGCTGCTCAACGGACGCTCGCTCGGGTGTAAGGAAATGCCGCGAAATCGGCATCTTGCGTGGAATGTGCCTTATGCTCCGGGCAAGCTGGAAGCGCGCGGCTACAATGGTGGCAAGCGTGCCGCCATCGACGTGCGCGAGACTGTCGGCAAGCCGGCTACCATCGAATTGACCTGCGACCGCCGTATGCCCGAAGCGACAGGGCGCGATGTCGTCATGATCCGCGCCGAAGTGCTCGATGCCAAGGGACGTCCGGTGCCTGACGCGGCAAACCTCATTCGCTTCACCGTCGAAGGCGACGCAAAGATCATCGGCGTCGGCAATGGTGATCCCACTAGCCTTGAAGCGGACTTCGCCAGTGAGCGGCATGCTTTTGCCGGTCTCGCCCAGGCCATCGTACGGATCGGACGCAGCGCGGGCGCCATTCGCATAACGGCGGCAGCGGACGATCTCGAAGGCGGTCTGGTGCAATTGCGGCCGCGCAGATTGCAGCTCCAGCGATAA
- a CDS encoding carbonic anhydrase — protein MPNSNDGLPAQPTPQEALKRLVDGNASFVADQPSEPDLSRDRRLTLAQGQEPFATLVGCSDSRVGPEQLFGAGLGELFIVRTAGNNVDTAGMGSIEYSVAVLKVPLVVVLGHDKCGAVAAATDVVTKDTRFPGSIGRMIEPIIPAVLAARREVGDENLVDTAVEENVRRMVERLQTYAEPMLLEPQERGELLVVGAVYELATGRVRWI, from the coding sequence ATGCCAAATTCGAATGATGGCCTCCCGGCGCAGCCGACGCCTCAGGAAGCGTTGAAGCGACTGGTCGATGGCAACGCATCTTTCGTTGCCGATCAGCCGTCCGAGCCTGATCTGTCGCGAGATCGGCGCCTTACCCTGGCGCAGGGCCAAGAACCCTTTGCGACGCTGGTGGGCTGCTCGGACTCGCGCGTAGGACCTGAGCAGCTCTTCGGCGCAGGGCTCGGAGAGTTGTTCATCGTGCGAACGGCAGGCAACAATGTCGACACCGCCGGAATGGGTTCGATCGAGTATTCGGTCGCAGTCCTGAAGGTGCCGCTTGTCGTTGTGCTGGGCCATGACAAATGCGGCGCCGTGGCCGCTGCTACCGATGTGGTCACAAAGGACACGCGGTTTCCGGGAAGCATCGGCCGAATGATCGAGCCGATCATTCCCGCTGTGCTGGCGGCTCGCCGCGAAGTGGGTGACGAAAATCTGGTGGATACAGCCGTAGAAGAAAACGTACGCCGCATGGTCGAGCGTCTGCAGACTTACGCAGAGCCGATGCTGCTCGAGCCGCAGGAACGCGGCGAGCTTCTGGTCGTAGGCGCGGTCTATGAACTTGCGACCGGGCGCGTGCGCTGGATCTAA
- a CDS encoding TolC family protein, whose product MRNKRLYDPLFTGLLTAGLCMIAVPSAAQQIAPLPRLAPVDAPVLQLDDLLANSARQSPQIIEALARTRTADARRLTAEGAFDTVFSAEGGSRLVGYYGGTYADAKVARPLENWGGQVYGGYRASVGRFPIYEDKNYTNQLGEIRAGAVFALLRDRMIDDRRFGRVAADAEHAVADAERQMVVIGVQRKALDAYLNWVASSERLKVYRHLLDLAQERQRGLQRAFQAGLRPRIVLTENDQIVLRRQAMVVQSEQAIASAANALSLYWRDGDGNPTIPRREQLPASLPEPVLTAIPQDVQRPDLLVAELKTRLVQDRLALDRNALLPRLDLNMEMARDIGDIGPGGASRSGNDVRVGIKFSVPFEQRTARGKLMQTQAELDANRTRARWLDEQIRAEVKGIAIAFDTANQLIALSAQEKERADTMAVAERRRFEMGASDLFLVNTREEAAASVALNLLDGRLKRLVSSADLAASSGNAAALGI is encoded by the coding sequence ATGCGAAATAAGCGCCTGTACGACCCGTTGTTTACGGGGCTGCTTACGGCCGGTCTCTGCATGATCGCTGTGCCCTCGGCGGCCCAGCAGATCGCACCCCTGCCCCGCCTCGCGCCGGTCGATGCGCCGGTGCTGCAGCTTGACGACCTGCTCGCCAATTCCGCCCGTCAGTCGCCCCAAATCATCGAGGCGCTGGCTCGCACCCGCACCGCCGACGCCCGGCGGCTGACGGCGGAAGGCGCCTTCGACACGGTCTTTTCCGCCGAGGGCGGATCACGGCTGGTCGGCTATTACGGCGGCACATACGCGGATGCCAAAGTCGCACGTCCGCTGGAGAACTGGGGCGGCCAGGTCTACGGCGGCTACCGCGCGTCGGTCGGCCGCTTCCCGATCTACGAGGACAAGAACTACACCAACCAGTTGGGCGAAATCCGCGCGGGCGCCGTCTTCGCGCTGCTGCGCGACCGGATGATCGACGACCGCCGGTTCGGCCGGGTGGCGGCGGATGCGGAGCACGCCGTCGCCGATGCCGAGCGGCAGATGGTGGTCATCGGCGTGCAGCGCAAAGCGCTCGACGCCTACCTGAACTGGGTGGCGAGCAGCGAGCGGCTCAAGGTCTATCGCCACCTGCTTGATCTGGCGCAGGAGCGGCAGCGCGGGCTACAGCGCGCATTCCAGGCCGGGCTGCGCCCGCGCATCGTCCTGACTGAGAACGACCAGATCGTGCTGCGTCGCCAGGCCATGGTAGTGCAGTCCGAACAGGCCATCGCCTCCGCCGCCAACGCCCTCTCGCTCTATTGGCGTGACGGCGATGGGAACCCTACGATCCCCCGCCGCGAGCAATTGCCTGCCTCGCTGCCGGAGCCGGTCCTTACAGCGATTCCGCAGGACGTGCAGCGGCCGGACCTGCTTGTCGCCGAACTGAAGACGCGGCTGGTGCAGGACCGCCTCGCACTCGACCGAAATGCCCTGCTGCCGCGCCTCGACCTCAACATGGAAATGGCCCGCGACATCGGCGACATCGGGCCCGGCGGCGCATCGCGCAGCGGCAATGACGTGCGTGTCGGCATCAAGTTTTCGGTCCCGTTCGAACAGCGCACCGCGCGGGGCAAGCTGATGCAGACACAGGCCGAACTCGACGCAAACCGCACCCGCGCGCGCTGGCTTGACGAGCAGATCCGCGCAGAAGTGAAGGGCATCGCCATCGCCTTCGACACCGCCAACCAGCTCATCGCCCTGTCAGCGCAGGAAAAAGAGCGCGCCGACACGATGGCCGTGGCCGAACGACGCCGGTTCGAGATGGGCGCCAGCGACCTGTTCCTCGTCAACACGCGGGAAGAAGCGGCGGCCAGCGTCGCCCTGAACCTGCTCGACGGCCGCCTCAAACGCCTCGTATCGAGCGCCGACCTGGCGGCGTCGTCGGGCAATGCGGCGGCACTGGGCATTTAG
- a CDS encoding TonB-dependent receptor, giving the protein MIALASPALAQDGATGQDASGATSGSSSTDGEPQAEEIIVSGYRQSLRTAIAAKRNANRVVEELAAEDLGKLPEASIAEALARLPGLTTNRDRGNGTQISIRGMGPNLVNTLLNGREIASAEGSRNIRYEQFPAELISGASVYKTPTGSQVEGAIAGQVDLKTVRPLDYDETKVALNARAIYSDLAKDVQDTAPWGYIASASVVTQLLDNTLGLAVGYSGRRQSVATVRTNIFRYTNSFADLDGDGAGAPGHGGAAQDDIPYGYEALERGGDDIRHGAVAAVQWKPSDKFELNGDFLYSHVSFEETQRGFRVGSLAFGNNITDVTTRNGYVTGATITGEQDFGQTISGVNENFFFKDDLYAGGMNATWRPSDGWEITGDVGYSTTTRNQQYLTLQTDPFGFRPTASFQSGNDSVPVMTINSDMTDPSLWRVARFQIPNGAAARIKDNLLTLTGDVRREIGEGPLAALQFGVRHTERTKTYTAMSQFGDIALADRQVLDPSLINGPYRFKVEFANLPAVQSLDIVRTVESLFGPINPQQSVYDQTSSWRVKEKTSALYGQVDLEGTIFGVPFNGNVGLRVVRTETDSRSTSLFQDPNGVVTTPIVVKNEFYDWLPSLNLTLKPTSKLQVRFAASQAIARPPLDDLNAGSGLFDFGTPTANGGNPLLEPFRAKQLDATVEWYFDRDSALTISGFYKQLGTYITRQVTERQLTDVNGNPQTVAFTQPVNGSGGSIKGFEVGLQKAFTFLPAPFDGFGVYMNYSYTTSDITVSEADNALGATPLPGLSKHVGNASLYYSKSGFEARIAFRYRSAYVTELGDTDRILFNAPESVLDFQTSYEFPTDSRLAGVKLLFQANNLTNEPFETYYGDRNLQGRFEKFGRRVLIGVGYNF; this is encoded by the coding sequence ATGATCGCGCTCGCCAGTCCGGCACTGGCGCAAGATGGCGCCACCGGGCAGGACGCATCGGGTGCCACCTCCGGTTCGTCGTCAACTGACGGCGAACCGCAGGCAGAAGAGATCATTGTTTCCGGCTATCGCCAGTCGCTTCGGACGGCGATCGCTGCGAAGCGCAACGCGAATCGGGTTGTCGAAGAACTCGCTGCGGAAGACCTCGGCAAGTTGCCCGAGGCGTCCATCGCTGAAGCGCTTGCTCGCCTTCCTGGTCTCACCACCAACCGCGATCGTGGCAACGGCACACAGATCTCCATTCGCGGCATGGGCCCGAACCTCGTCAACACGCTGCTCAATGGCCGCGAGATCGCGTCGGCCGAAGGCAGCCGCAACATTCGGTACGAACAGTTCCCGGCGGAACTGATCAGCGGCGCGTCGGTGTACAAGACGCCGACCGGTTCGCAGGTAGAAGGTGCGATCGCAGGTCAGGTCGACCTCAAGACGGTCCGGCCGCTCGACTACGACGAGACCAAGGTCGCCCTCAACGCCCGCGCCATCTACAGCGATCTGGCCAAGGATGTTCAGGATACCGCGCCCTGGGGGTACATCGCCAGCGCCTCGGTCGTGACGCAGTTGCTCGACAACACCCTGGGCCTTGCCGTTGGCTACTCGGGCCGCCGCCAGTCCGTGGCGACGGTTCGCACCAACATTTTCCGTTATACCAACAGCTTCGCCGATCTGGATGGTGACGGTGCCGGCGCGCCGGGCCATGGCGGTGCGGCGCAGGACGACATCCCTTACGGCTACGAAGCCCTGGAACGCGGCGGTGACGACATTCGTCACGGTGCGGTTGCAGCAGTACAGTGGAAACCAAGCGACAAGTTCGAGCTGAACGGCGACTTCCTTTACAGCCACGTCTCGTTCGAGGAAACCCAGCGCGGCTTCCGTGTCGGCAGCCTTGCGTTCGGCAATAACATCACGGACGTGACCACCCGCAACGGCTACGTGACCGGAGCGACGATTACGGGTGAGCAGGATTTCGGCCAGACCATCAGCGGCGTGAACGAGAACTTCTTCTTCAAGGACGATCTCTACGCCGGCGGTATGAACGCTACATGGCGCCCCTCCGATGGCTGGGAGATCACGGGTGACGTCGGTTATTCGACGACCACCCGAAACCAGCAGTACCTGACATTGCAGACCGATCCGTTCGGCTTCCGTCCTACCGCGAGCTTCCAGTCGGGTAACGACAGCGTGCCGGTGATGACGATCAACAGCGACATGACCGATCCGTCGCTTTGGCGCGTTGCCCGCTTCCAGATCCCCAATGGTGCAGCAGCACGCATCAAGGACAATCTGCTGACGCTCACCGGTGATGTACGGCGCGAGATCGGAGAAGGCCCGCTGGCCGCACTGCAGTTCGGCGTGAGGCATACCGAGCGGACCAAGACCTATACCGCCATGTCGCAGTTCGGCGATATTGCTTTGGCCGACCGACAGGTGCTGGACCCGTCGCTGATCAATGGTCCATACCGGTTCAAGGTCGAGTTCGCCAACCTGCCGGCGGTCCAGTCACTCGACATCGTGCGCACAGTTGAGAGCCTGTTCGGGCCAATTAATCCGCAGCAGAGTGTCTACGATCAGACCAGTTCATGGCGTGTCAAAGAGAAGACGTCGGCACTTTATGGCCAAGTAGATCTTGAAGGGACCATTTTCGGCGTACCTTTCAACGGCAACGTCGGTCTCCGCGTGGTCAGAACCGAAACTGATTCGCGCAGCACTTCTCTATTCCAAGACCCGAACGGCGTTGTCACTACGCCGATCGTCGTGAAAAACGAGTTCTACGACTGGCTTCCGAGCCTGAACCTGACGCTTAAACCGACCAGCAAGCTCCAGGTTCGTTTCGCAGCCAGCCAGGCGATCGCACGGCCTCCGCTTGACGACTTGAACGCGGGTTCCGGTCTCTTCGATTTCGGCACACCAACCGCGAACGGCGGCAACCCGCTGCTCGAACCGTTCCGCGCGAAACAGCTTGATGCCACCGTCGAATGGTACTTCGATCGCGACAGCGCGCTGACCATCTCCGGATTCTACAAGCAACTGGGAACGTACATCACCCGGCAGGTGACCGAGCGTCAATTGACTGACGTGAACGGCAATCCTCAGACGGTTGCTTTCACGCAGCCGGTAAACGGCAGTGGCGGCTCCATCAAGGGCTTCGAAGTCGGGCTGCAGAAGGCTTTTACCTTCTTGCCTGCACCCTTCGACGGCTTCGGCGTCTACATGAACTACAGTTATACGACCAGCGACATCACCGTGTCCGAGGCCGACAACGCCCTTGGGGCGACGCCGCTGCCGGGGCTGTCGAAGCACGTCGGCAACGCGTCGCTGTACTACAGCAAGTCGGGCTTCGAGGCGCGCATCGCGTTCCGTTACCGCTCGGCTTACGTTACTGAACTGGGCGATACCGATCGCATTCTATTCAACGCTCCTGAATCGGTGCTGGACTTCCAGACTAGCTACGAGTTCCCCACCGATTCCAGGTTGGCAGGTGTAAAGCTGCTGTTCCAGGCCAACAATCTGACCAACGAACCGTTCGAAACCTATTATGGGGATCGCAACCTGCAAGGCCGTTTCGAGAAGTTCGGTCGTCGCGTCCTCATAGGTGTGGGATACAACTTCTGA
- a CDS encoding efflux RND transporter periplasmic adaptor subunit, producing MPFRDDHIIHFKTLQSLRPPRPARALGWMLLTGMAITVAFLLLVPWVQTSTGTGSVIALDPRDRVQNITALVPGRAEEWYVTDGELVKKGDRIARIADNDPNLIARLQAERAQVDAEIAATRQAMGVAQRDVGRMQQLYGEGLAPRRDLELAQIKVADYGAKVAKSLADRNRLDININRQSVQMIHAPRDGRILRILGGDNATMVKEGDVIATFAPEQAVRVVELYVDGRDVPLIHPGRPVRMEFEGWPAIQFSGWPSVAVGMFDGQVRTIDVSASANGLFRVLVEQKPGARPWPKEPFVRLGAKVRGWVMMDTVSSGYELWRLLNDFPLQYPVSAVEAGTYAGSVTGSAAKDGSAGKEGGNAK from the coding sequence ATGCCCTTCCGCGATGACCATATCATCCACTTCAAGACCCTCCAGAGCCTGCGCCCGCCGCGCCCCGCGCGGGCGCTGGGCTGGATGCTCCTGACCGGGATGGCCATTACGGTCGCGTTCCTGTTGTTGGTGCCCTGGGTGCAGACCTCGACCGGCACCGGCTCGGTCATCGCGCTGGACCCGCGCGACCGCGTGCAGAACATCACCGCCCTCGTCCCCGGCCGGGCCGAGGAATGGTACGTGACCGACGGCGAACTGGTGAAAAAGGGCGACCGCATCGCCCGCATCGCCGACAACGACCCCAACCTGATCGCCCGCCTGCAGGCCGAGCGCGCACAAGTCGATGCCGAGATCGCCGCGACCCGCCAGGCGATGGGCGTCGCCCAGCGTGACGTCGGACGCATGCAGCAGCTCTACGGCGAAGGGCTGGCGCCGCGCCGCGATCTCGAACTCGCACAGATCAAGGTGGCGGATTATGGCGCCAAGGTTGCCAAGAGCCTGGCCGACCGCAACCGGCTGGATATCAACATCAACCGCCAGTCGGTGCAGATGATCCATGCCCCGCGCGACGGGCGCATCCTGCGCATCCTCGGCGGCGACAACGCCACGATGGTCAAGGAAGGCGACGTTATCGCCACGTTCGCGCCCGAACAGGCGGTTCGCGTAGTGGAACTCTACGTCGACGGCCGTGACGTGCCGCTGATCCATCCGGGCCGCCCGGTGCGGATGGAGTTCGAAGGCTGGCCCGCGATCCAGTTCAGCGGCTGGCCATCGGTGGCGGTCGGCATGTTCGACGGGCAAGTGCGCACGATCGACGTCTCGGCATCCGCCAACGGACTGTTTCGCGTGCTGGTCGAACAGAAACCCGGCGCGCGGCCTTGGCCGAAGGAGCCGTTCGTGCGCCTTGGCGCCAAGGTGCGCGGCTGGGTGATGATGGATACCGTGTCGAGCGGCTACGAACTCTGGCGCCTGCTCAACGACTTCCCGCTGCAGTATCCGGTCAGCGCCGTCGAGGCCGGGACATATGCGGGCAGCGTGACCGGCTCCGCCGCGAAGGACGGTTCGGCCGGGAAGGAAGGCGGTAATGCGAAATAA